A part of uncultured Methanobrevibacter sp. genomic DNA contains:
- a CDS encoding MotA/TolQ/ExbB proton channel family protein — MIIEYVSPFFDGMMDIFTQGGIITYIILFIGIYGLIIAIRKIAYLRKISKVDTTEIFGVVTASMERGGAVEALKQINGFKNPISRIISETLKIGYKNKTEVEESMEQIFIVEVAKMTKGLNTLKTLIELAPFLGLIGTVIGIWMTFKSLGVHPDSAAMAEGIYVALTTTIMGLLVAIILLPLHTYIQGLIEAEMDKIELATKMTNWGYAVVKVRVDSNVECALEALQEAEGVVNTRLISDPYANIKVSFKPSMLDKSISNIILEKCNVNAEITESKLRQ, encoded by the coding sequence ATGATTATAGAATATGTTTCGCCATTTTTTGATGGTATGATGGATATTTTTACTCAAGGGGGAATTATCACTTATATAATTCTTTTCATTGGTATTTATGGTCTCATTATTGCTATTAGAAAAATTGCATATCTTAGGAAAATTAGTAAAGTTGATACAACTGAAATTTTCGGTGTTGTAACTGCTTCTATGGAAAGGGGCGGTGCTGTCGAAGCTTTAAAGCAAATAAATGGTTTTAAAAATCCTATTTCCAGAATTATTTCTGAAACTTTAAAAATTGGATATAAAAATAAAACTGAAGTTGAAGAGAGTATGGAACAGATTTTTATTGTTGAAGTAGCTAAAATGACTAAAGGTTTAAATACTCTAAAGACTCTTATCGAATTGGCTCCATTTTTAGGATTAATTGGTACTGTTATAGGTATTTGGATGACTTTCAAATCATTAGGTGTTCATCCTGACTCTGCAGCTATGGCTGAAGGTATTTATGTGGCATTAACCACCACAATTATGGGATTGCTTGTAGCAATCATATTGCTTCCACTTCACACATATATTCAAGGTTTAATTGAAGCTGAAATGGATAAAATTGAACTGGCTACCAAAATGACTAATTGGGGTTATGCTGTAGTTAAAGTTAGAGTTGATTCAAATGTGGAATGTGCTTTAGAAGCTCTTCAAGAAGCTGAAGGTGTTGTTAACACTAGATTAATTTCAGACCCTTATGCTAATATTAAGGTTTCTTTTAAACCGAGTATGTTGGATAAAAGTATTTCAAATATTATTTTAGAAAAATGTAATGTTAATGCTGAAATTACTGAAAGTAAATTAAGACAATAG
- the rnhB gene encoding ribonuclease HII has translation MDILGIDEAGRGSVLGPMVIAGVIIPEKMEKVLERMGVKDSKRLTPNRRTILSRKLKKMFEYEIVVISALEIDKMRADGINLNDIEKNAMRDLIIRLNPEKAIVDAVDVKAERFQNYLCESTGVNVIAEHKADDKYIEVSAASIIAKAERDAQIAEINKEYIKTGGIGSGYPSDPTTKKFLNNYTYDEMPEFVRKSWATVSKMK, from the coding sequence ATGGATATTTTAGGCATTGATGAAGCTGGTCGTGGCTCTGTTTTGGGACCTATGGTTATTGCAGGTGTAATTATTCCCGAAAAAATGGAAAAAGTTCTTGAAAGGATGGGAGTAAAAGATTCAAAAAGATTGACCCCTAATAGGAGAACAATTTTATCAAGAAAACTAAAAAAGATGTTTGAATATGAAATTGTTGTCATTTCAGCATTAGAAATTGATAAAATGAGAGCCGATGGAATTAATCTTAATGATATTGAAAAGAATGCAATGAGAGATTTAATTATTCGTTTAAATCCTGAAAAAGCTATTGTCGATGCTGTGGATGTTAAGGCTGAAAGATTTCAGAATTATCTTTGCGAATCCACTGGTGTGAATGTAATTGCTGAGCATAAAGCAGATGATAAATATATTGAAGTAAGTGCTGCATCTATTATTGCAAAAGCTGAAAGAGATGCTCAAATTGCAGAAATTAATAAAGAATATATCAAAACCGGTGGAATAGGTTCTGGATATCCATCAGACCCAACCACTAAAAAATTTTTAAATAATTATACTTATGATGAAATGCCCGAATTTGTTAGAAAATCATGGGCAACAGTTTCAAAAATGAAATAG
- a CDS encoding rod shape-determining protein — translation MNIFGKDEEEPQVTNTKVISNSLGIDLGTLNTVIAKPSGDKFDLYQIPSVVAVKKDDPSEVLAVGEEAKRMLGRTPEDILAVRPLKKGVIENVVQAQALLIKAMQIGINEGESVGRIVIGIPGDASEVEKNAAEEIGRKAGAQNILVISEGLAAAIGAGLPIAEPNGTMVIDIGAGSTDIVIISLGGINDIETVRCGGDDIDNKIVELVAEKYDVAIGIHDAESAKMEVGMVHCSEQLENLSVEVIGKSLETNRPKKVVIDSMLVADAVEPYMQQIVDGLNVVLERLSPELMMGVYNNAVAVGGSSRLRGLKERIYDEISIPVEISEDPMTVVAKGTAIVAAEPLALEPEVRLRAMK, via the coding sequence ATGAATATTTTTGGAAAGGATGAGGAAGAACCACAAGTTACTAATACTAAAGTTATTAGCAATAGTTTAGGAATAGATTTAGGAACTTTAAACACTGTTATTGCAAAACCTTCTGGGGATAAATTTGATTTATATCAAATACCTTCTGTTGTTGCAGTAAAAAAAGATGATCCATCTGAAGTGTTAGCTGTAGGGGAAGAAGCTAAAAGAATGCTTGGTAGAACTCCTGAAGATATACTTGCAGTAAGACCTTTGAAAAAAGGTGTTATTGAAAATGTTGTTCAAGCACAAGCATTACTCATTAAAGCAATGCAGATTGGTATTAATGAGGGTGAAAGTGTTGGAAGAATTGTTATTGGAATTCCGGGGGATGCATCTGAAGTGGAAAAGAATGCTGCTGAAGAAATTGGTAGAAAAGCCGGAGCTCAAAATATTTTAGTTATTAGTGAAGGATTGGCAGCAGCTATTGGTGCAGGTTTACCTATTGCTGAGCCAAATGGTACTATGGTTATTGATATTGGTGCTGGATCAACTGATATAGTAATCATATCTCTTGGTGGTATTAATGACATCGAAACCGTTAGATGTGGTGGGGATGACATTGATAATAAAATCGTGGAACTTGTCGCAGAAAAATATGATGTAGCTATTGGTATTCATGATGCAGAATCTGCAAAAATGGAAGTTGGTATGGTTCACTGTTCCGAACAACTAGAAAACTTAAGTGTTGAAGTAATTGGTAAATCTTTAGAAACTAACAGACCTAAAAAAGTTGTTATTGATTCAATGTTGGTAGCCGATGCTGTTGAGCCTTATATGCAACAAATCGTTGATGGTTTAAATGTGGTCTTAGAAAGATTATCTCCAGAATTAATGATGGGCGTTTACAACAATGCTGTTGCAGTTGGTGGAAGTTCCAGACTCCGTGGATTAAAAGAAAGAATTTATGATGAAATTTCTATCCCTGTTGAAATTTCTGAAGATCCAATGACAGTTGTTGCTAAAGGTACTGCTATTGTTGCCGCAGAACCTCTTGCATTAGAACCTGAAGTTCGTCTCAGGGCTATGAAATAA
- a CDS encoding archaetidylserine synthase — protein MEIERTNIQNFIAISDIISLLNMSSGFLSIICSINHNFELSAILMIIAIIFDSIDGWVARKANRDDSLGFGKNIDSLSDIISFGVAPAVFLYTSLNTASIPLQLIAILVSLLIVICGVLRLTRYNVIADHIKTSGFIGFPIPGISFIIATLYLSGLYNNYLALLLATIVSILMISNVKYPKFSNMPAIIISCILIVLIILPIPTTAYGVNIPALILLLFCLYYLIINLIKK, from the coding sequence ATGGAAATTGAAAGAACCAATATTCAAAATTTTATTGCAATATCCGACATTATTTCATTATTAAATATGAGTTCGGGGTTTTTATCCATAATATGCTCAATAAATCATAATTTTGAACTATCAGCAATTCTGATGATTATTGCAATTATATTTGACTCCATAGATGGTTGGGTAGCCAGAAAAGCGAATAGAGATGACAGTTTAGGTTTTGGAAAAAATATTGATTCCTTATCTGATATCATATCATTTGGTGTTGCACCTGCAGTATTTCTCTATACTTCCCTAAACACCGCATCAATACCATTACAATTAATAGCAATACTTGTTAGCTTATTAATCGTTATTTGTGGAGTTTTGAGATTAACTAGATACAATGTAATAGCAGACCACATTAAAACAAGCGGATTTATTGGTTTTCCAATTCCAGGAATATCCTTTATAATTGCCACATTGTATTTAAGTGGATTATATAACAATTATTTGGCATTATTGTTAGCTACAATCGTGTCAATTCTAATGATTAGCAATGTCAAATATCCCAAATTCTCAAACATGCCAGCAATTATAATATCTTGCATACTAATCGTATTAATCATACTTCCAATTCCAACAACAGCATATGGCGTTAACATACCTGCGTTAATCCTATTATTATTCTGCTTATACTACCTCATTATTAATTTAATTAAAAAATGA
- a CDS encoding DUF515 domain-containing protein, with the protein MNNKKPRDPFNSDGFEKTELDELLPKPKPKEDDELSLLKKFNHKLGVYLNPSDTDITENEKRRKIGVIITILIFLTLIISSYYFLIYEPGQKELSLEKTTKLNELHELYTGALAASPNEMALENKIENGKSNSEVEMIDIINPATKDWKSYHQKSIKSNIDKYNRTMAVYSNESKNVIMSQNEAIKIVNDNDARILSKIKFEKPNTVSVPVLVSRLQAGAGLVNVGSIVDIYSNLNESGENFSSNNTNPDISGCTVLSIMRYEENGEVDSEYSKSKMNVHGNVTNPQENSKKFSSNVLEMIKGSIMNGYDEKETFEMLKNYGVKLSNYERQINLGDLDAQYMLLIETPQDKVNFMLNNMDNIVLTIPTTNAPDWMVNEISSTYEN; encoded by the coding sequence ATGAATAATAAAAAACCAAGAGATCCATTTAATTCAGACGGTTTTGAAAAAACAGAACTAGATGAACTTTTACCAAAACCAAAGCCGAAAGAAGATGATGAATTATCACTATTAAAAAAGTTTAATCACAAACTTGGAGTTTATTTAAACCCCAGTGATACAGATATAACTGAAAATGAAAAACGAAGAAAAATAGGAGTTATAATAACAATTTTAATATTTTTAACTTTGATAATTTCATCATACTATTTTTTAATATACGAACCTGGACAGAAAGAATTATCATTAGAAAAAACAACTAAACTGAATGAACTTCATGAATTATATACAGGAGCGCTAGCAGCATCACCCAATGAAATGGCTCTAGAAAATAAGATTGAAAATGGAAAAAGCAATTCAGAAGTTGAGATGATAGATATTATTAATCCAGCCACAAAAGATTGGAAATCGTATCATCAAAAATCTATAAAATCCAACATAGATAAATATAATCGAACAATGGCAGTTTATTCAAATGAAAGTAAAAACGTGATAATGTCACAAAATGAAGCAATAAAAATCGTCAATGATAATGATGCAAGAATTTTATCAAAAATCAAATTTGAAAAGCCAAATACCGTATCTGTTCCAGTATTGGTTTCAAGGCTTCAAGCAGGAGCAGGACTGGTGAATGTTGGAAGCATTGTAGATATATATTCAAACTTGAACGAAAGTGGCGAAAATTTTAGCTCAAACAATACAAATCCAGACATCAGCGGATGTACTGTTTTATCGATAATGAGATACGAAGAAAACGGAGAAGTGGATTCCGAATATTCAAAATCAAAAATGAATGTCCACGGAAATGTCACAAATCCACAGGAAAATTCCAAAAAATTTTCTTCAAATGTATTGGAAATGATAAAAGGCAGCATAATGAACGGATATGACGAAAAAGAAACATTTGAAATGTTAAAAAATTATGGAGTAAAACTATCAAACTATGAAAGGCAAATAAACTTGGGCGATTTAGATGCACAATATATGCTTTTAATTGAAACACCTCAAGACAAAGTGAACTTCATGCTAAACAATATGGACAACATCGTATTAACTATTCCTACAACAAATGCACCTGATTGGATGGTGAATGAAATAAGTTCAACATATGAAAATTAA
- a CDS encoding sortase — MKRPSIMTIVVIICIIIIGMYAMGEVNYFASKIVVERNVESPTVVIPSIGVQEKINNVSLNQGVFHELDSYNPDVGDVLIFGHRTLQGSPFLRLNEIHNGDSFLLEWPGIGELKYNVIDTTIVPASYELNAQEGGKNVYLITCDPIGSTENRLIVKGELVDTQPINTAIINSNPQESNALFITAIFLVVGLIFSFFYPKDNRAYILATVLIITAILAFCCIHPIPSELIYDKIIFLNGGL, encoded by the coding sequence ATGAAACGACCAAGTATCATGACAATAGTTGTTATTATTTGTATAATAATAATTGGAATGTATGCAATGGGAGAAGTGAATTATTTTGCATCCAAAATAGTTGTTGAAAGGAATGTTGAATCCCCAACCGTTGTCATACCTTCAATCGGAGTTCAGGAAAAAATCAATAATGTATCCCTTAACCAAGGTGTTTTTCATGAATTAGACTCTTATAACCCCGATGTTGGAGATGTTCTGATATTCGGACATAGAACGCTCCAAGGTTCGCCGTTTTTAAGACTTAATGAAATACATAACGGAGATTCATTTTTACTTGAATGGCCTGGAATTGGAGAATTGAAATATAATGTAATTGATACAACCATCGTTCCAGCATCATACGAGCTTAATGCACAGGAAGGTGGAAAGAATGTTTATCTAATTACATGCGATCCAATTGGTTCAACCGAGAATAGATTAATTGTCAAAGGAGAATTAGTTGATACACAACCAATCAATACAGCAATTATAAATAGTAATCCTCAAGAATCAAATGCACTATTTATAACAGCAATATTCTTAGTTGTTGGTCTTATATTTAGCTTTTTCTATCCTAAAGACAATAGAGCATATATTTTAGCTACAGTCCTGATTATCACGGCTATATTAGCATTTTGTTGTATTCATCCGATACCTTCGGAGCTAATATATGATAAAATAATATTCCTAAATGGAGGATTATGA